From a single Balearica regulorum gibbericeps isolate bBalReg1 chromosome 11, bBalReg1.pri, whole genome shotgun sequence genomic region:
- the LOC104638938 gene encoding ligand of Numb protein X 2-like isoform X1 produces MADPVAEEHVSQVSELCCECGQFHLLLDNHLYNFQDEVDDELICHICLQPLLQPMDTPCGHTYCFKCLENFMQEYNFCPMDRKKLSFQQCHKSSLLVRNLLDKLIVFCPFKAECQQTMQRCELEAHLQNRCPGFKKYQSELQRKKNPISKGKEDPPTKVETNTAKDPEVPSAGSSLVAESSAAAVVSLGTAEPGLVNPAFEETEEDLPQRTSLVAETNTIEIHREDPEEELGMRIVGGKDTPLGNIVVQEVLQDSVIAADGRIAPGDHILEVNGVNISSVTHCQAVSFLRHPGPVLHLMVLQEKGFSNKTVQQDSTSATNREVIHVTLIKRDRSEPLGIKLIRKTDEAGIFILDLLEGGLAAKNGKLSRNDRVLSINGQDLRQGTPEAAAQIIQTTESRVNFVVLRQPGMQLSDPVEDGSTSNSSSSSNGGSPVHHRRRLDQNHYRRKSNYQKDLPQGYVSHEKTVAIKKEPKESLGITIGGGRDNKNKLPIYVTSVQPIGCLFRDGRIKRGDVLLSINGIDLTHLNYYEAVSALKSNAASHSVILKALEILSLNSTEPSLDIKEQGFSWSPLWITWLGLPSYLHCCQDIVLTKGNLESWGFSIVGGFEESKGNQPFFIKTIVPGTPAFRDRKLKCGDEIVAVNGVPAIGMSNSELIPMLKEQRNKVTLTVVSWPGSLV; encoded by the exons ATGGCTGATCCTGTAGCAGAAGAACATGTGTCCCAAGTTAGTGAACTCTGCTGTGAATGTGGTCAGTTCCACCTCTTGCTGGACAACCATCTCTACAACTTCCAGGACGAAGTGGATGATGAACTCATCTGCCATATATGCCTTCAGCCCCTGCTCCAACCTATGGACACCCCCTGTGGACATACATACTGTTTCAAGTGCCTAGAAAACTTCATGCAGGAGTATAACTTTTGTCCTATGGATCGGAAGAAGCTCTCTTTCCAGCAGTGCCACAAGTCCAGCCTTCTAGTACGAAACCTGTTGGATAAGCTGATTGTCTTCTGTCCTTTCAAGGCAGAGTGTCAGCAGACAATGCAGCGGTGTGAACTAGAAGCTCATCTGCAGAACAG gtgtcctggtttcaagAAATACCAATCTGAACTACAGCGGAAAAAGAATCCCATTTCAAAAGGGAAGGAGGATCCCCCTACCAAGGTGGAGACAAACACAGCCAAGGATCCAGAGGTACCGAGTGCAGGATCGTCACTGGTGGCAgaaagctctgcagctgctgtggtaTCGCTAGGGACTGCAGAGCCTGGACTGGTTAATCCAGCTTTTGAGGAGACTGAAGAAG ACCTTCCTCAGAGAACTAGCCTTGTGGCTGAAACGAACACAATTGAAATTCACCGAGAAGACCCAGAGGAAGAGCTGGGAATGAGGATAGTTGGGGGTAAAGACACACCACTAGGAAACATTGTTGTTCAGGAAGTCTTGCAGGATTCTGTCATTGCTGCAGATGGAAGAATAGCACCTGGGGACCATATTCTTGAG GTGAATGGCGTCAACATCAGCAGTGTGACTCACTGCCAAGCTGTCTCCTTCCTGCGCCACCCAGGTCCTGTTCTCCACCTCATGGTCCTGCAGGAGAAGGGTTTTTCCAATAAGACTGTACAGCAGGATTCCACATCTGCTACAAATCGGGAAGTGATCCACGTTACCTTGATAAAGAGAGACCGATCTGAACCCTTGGGAATCAAACTGATCAGGAAGACAGATGAGGCAGGGATTTTTATTCTAGATCTGTTAGAGGGAGGTTTGGCAGCCAAAAATGGAAAGCTGAGTCGGAATGACAGAGTCCTGTCAATAAATGGCCAGGATTTGAGGCAAGGAACACCTGAGGCCGCTGCACAGATAATCCAG ACAACTGAATCAAGAGTGAACTTTGTCGTCCTGAGGCAGCCAGGCATGCAGCTGTCAGACCCGGTAGAAGATGGCAGCACAtcaaatagcagcagcagcagcaatggagGAAGCCCAGTGCACCATCGGAGACGACTAGACCAGAATCACTATAGACGAAAATCTAACTACCAGAAG GATTTACCTCAGGGATACGTAAGTCATGAAAAGACAGTTGCAATAAAAAAGGAACCAAAGGAATCTTTAGGAATAACAATTGGAGGTGGAAGGGATAACAAAAACAAGCTCCCTATATATGTAACGAGTGTGCAGCCCATCGGGTGCCTCTTCAGAGATGGCAGAATCAAGCGAG GAGATGTACTTTTGAGCATAAATGGCATTGATTTGACTCATCTGAACTACTATGAAGCTGTCTCAGCACTGAAATCTAATGCAGCTTCCCACTCAGTCATACTGAAAGCCTTGGAAATCCTTTCACTGAACTCGACGGAGCCATCTCTGGATATCAAGGAGCAAGGGTTCAGCTGGTCTCCCCTCTGGATCACATGGCTTGGTTTGCCTAG CTACCTTCACTGCTGTCAAGATATTGTCCTTACCAAAGGCAACCTGGAAAGCTGGGGCTTCAGCATCGTTGGAGGCTttgaggaaagcaaagggaacCAGCCGTTCTTCATCAAAACCATAGTGCCTGGGACTCCTGCCTTCCGAGACAGGAAACTGAA GTGTGGAGATGAAATAGTGGCAGTAAACGGAGTGCCAGCGATAGGAATGAGCAACTCGGAACTAATCCCGATGCTGAAGGAACAAAGGAACAAAGTCACGCTTACTGTGGTGTCCTGGCCGGGAAGCCTCGTGTGA
- the LOC104638938 gene encoding ligand of Numb protein X 2-like isoform X2, protein MCPGFKKYQSELQRKKNPISKGKEDPPTKVETNTAKDPEVPSAGSSLVAESSAAAVVSLGTAEPGLVNPAFEETEEDLPQRTSLVAETNTIEIHREDPEEELGMRIVGGKDTPLGNIVVQEVLQDSVIAADGRIAPGDHILEVNGVNISSVTHCQAVSFLRHPGPVLHLMVLQEKGFSNKTVQQDSTSATNREVIHVTLIKRDRSEPLGIKLIRKTDEAGIFILDLLEGGLAAKNGKLSRNDRVLSINGQDLRQGTPEAAAQIIQTTESRVNFVVLRQPGMQLSDPVEDGSTSNSSSSSNGGSPVHHRRRLDQNHYRRKSNYQKDLPQGYVSHEKTVAIKKEPKESLGITIGGGRDNKNKLPIYVTSVQPIGCLFRDGRIKRGDVLLSINGIDLTHLNYYEAVSALKSNAASHSVILKALEILSLNSTEPSLDIKEQGFSWSPLWITWLGLPSYLHCCQDIVLTKGNLESWGFSIVGGFEESKGNQPFFIKTIVPGTPAFRDRKLKCGDEIVAVNGVPAIGMSNSELIPMLKEQRNKVTLTVVSWPGSLV, encoded by the exons AT gtgtcctggtttcaagAAATACCAATCTGAACTACAGCGGAAAAAGAATCCCATTTCAAAAGGGAAGGAGGATCCCCCTACCAAGGTGGAGACAAACACAGCCAAGGATCCAGAGGTACCGAGTGCAGGATCGTCACTGGTGGCAgaaagctctgcagctgctgtggtaTCGCTAGGGACTGCAGAGCCTGGACTGGTTAATCCAGCTTTTGAGGAGACTGAAGAAG ACCTTCCTCAGAGAACTAGCCTTGTGGCTGAAACGAACACAATTGAAATTCACCGAGAAGACCCAGAGGAAGAGCTGGGAATGAGGATAGTTGGGGGTAAAGACACACCACTAGGAAACATTGTTGTTCAGGAAGTCTTGCAGGATTCTGTCATTGCTGCAGATGGAAGAATAGCACCTGGGGACCATATTCTTGAG GTGAATGGCGTCAACATCAGCAGTGTGACTCACTGCCAAGCTGTCTCCTTCCTGCGCCACCCAGGTCCTGTTCTCCACCTCATGGTCCTGCAGGAGAAGGGTTTTTCCAATAAGACTGTACAGCAGGATTCCACATCTGCTACAAATCGGGAAGTGATCCACGTTACCTTGATAAAGAGAGACCGATCTGAACCCTTGGGAATCAAACTGATCAGGAAGACAGATGAGGCAGGGATTTTTATTCTAGATCTGTTAGAGGGAGGTTTGGCAGCCAAAAATGGAAAGCTGAGTCGGAATGACAGAGTCCTGTCAATAAATGGCCAGGATTTGAGGCAAGGAACACCTGAGGCCGCTGCACAGATAATCCAG ACAACTGAATCAAGAGTGAACTTTGTCGTCCTGAGGCAGCCAGGCATGCAGCTGTCAGACCCGGTAGAAGATGGCAGCACAtcaaatagcagcagcagcagcaatggagGAAGCCCAGTGCACCATCGGAGACGACTAGACCAGAATCACTATAGACGAAAATCTAACTACCAGAAG GATTTACCTCAGGGATACGTAAGTCATGAAAAGACAGTTGCAATAAAAAAGGAACCAAAGGAATCTTTAGGAATAACAATTGGAGGTGGAAGGGATAACAAAAACAAGCTCCCTATATATGTAACGAGTGTGCAGCCCATCGGGTGCCTCTTCAGAGATGGCAGAATCAAGCGAG GAGATGTACTTTTGAGCATAAATGGCATTGATTTGACTCATCTGAACTACTATGAAGCTGTCTCAGCACTGAAATCTAATGCAGCTTCCCACTCAGTCATACTGAAAGCCTTGGAAATCCTTTCACTGAACTCGACGGAGCCATCTCTGGATATCAAGGAGCAAGGGTTCAGCTGGTCTCCCCTCTGGATCACATGGCTTGGTTTGCCTAG CTACCTTCACTGCTGTCAAGATATTGTCCTTACCAAAGGCAACCTGGAAAGCTGGGGCTTCAGCATCGTTGGAGGCTttgaggaaagcaaagggaacCAGCCGTTCTTCATCAAAACCATAGTGCCTGGGACTCCTGCCTTCCGAGACAGGAAACTGAA GTGTGGAGATGAAATAGTGGCAGTAAACGGAGTGCCAGCGATAGGAATGAGCAACTCGGAACTAATCCCGATGCTGAAGGAACAAAGGAACAAAGTCACGCTTACTGTGGTGTCCTGGCCGGGAAGCCTCGTGTGA